A window of the Gossypium hirsutum isolate 1008001.06 chromosome A05, Gossypium_hirsutum_v2.1, whole genome shotgun sequence genome harbors these coding sequences:
- the LOC107958475 gene encoding YTH domain-containing protein ECT4 isoform X1: MAATPDRNPEEQQADPENVKEQVVPLPTKSMTLVSPNSSQDAAPVAHRRDGAGQSGSFASAGDRNVYSPTIYAPQPQAFYYRGYDNSAGEWDEYPPYVNADGLELGSLGVFNDNPSLVFHPGYGYNPQMPYGPYSPVSTPLPSVGGDAQLYSPHQFPFSGPPYYQQLVPPSMPYISSPSSVSQPELTTLVNVDQQGDNMLFGPRPSYPTPLGSFGRGNLHGNPGTLGFNDLPQGFDGFRSGGLWSDWLRPSDRQRSLTPISPAVSPQPIGPVGQNVPTVPQQQRSFYPLGSGMNSCSRGFLQSGLNQGAGFGNASVPSLGANSRGWLSFDGKRRRGRDSDISLCGCNGALDILSEQNRGPRASKPKNQITADNNSSIDDNKNNKSSAKIHDDSYNRPDFPTDYKDAKFFIIKSYSEDNVHKSIKYGVWASTPNGNKRLDAAYREAMENQDNCPLFLFFSVNASAQFCGVAEMVGPVDFDKSVDYWQQDKWSGQFPVKWHIIKDVPNSQLRHIILENNDNKPVTNSRDTQEVKLEQGLEMLNIFKSYETDMSILDDFEFYEDRQKAMQERKARQQASLMSVGVVGESENRNTGTLSNEFIKQMSKSFAQVVCLDDGNKEGTAIERTSSASDGSKVTRVKLEDVITAAASSAQAS, encoded by the exons ATGGCGGCAACCCCAGATCGTAACCCTG AAGAGCAACAAGCTGATCCAGAAAACGTGAAGGAGCAGGTAGTT CCTCTTCCAACAAAAAGTATGACGTTGGTTTCTCCTAATTCCTCTCAAGATGCTGCCCCAGTAGCTCATCGCAGGGATGGCGCTGGTCAATCTGGATCATTTGCTTCAGCTGGAGACCGTAACGTCTACTCGCCTACAATCTATGCACCTCAGCCTCAGGCTTTCTATTACAGAG GTTATGACAACTCTGCTGGTGAATGGGATGAATATCCACCGTATGTCAATGCTGATGGACTAGAACTTGGATCTCTG GGTGTCTTCAATGATAATCCATCACTTGTCTTCCACCCTGGATATGGCTACAATCCACAAATGCCGTATGGGCCATATTCCCCGGTCTCAACTCCTTTGCCTTCTGTAGGTGGTGATGCACAGTTGTACTCCCCACATCAATTTCCATTCTCTGGACCACCATATTATCAGCAGCTTGTTCCTCCGAGTATGCCTTATATTTCTTCACCATCTTCAGTTTCACAACCAGAGCTAACCACATTAGTTAATGTTGACCAACAAGGTGATAACATGCTTTTTGGACCAAGGCCTAGTTATCCCACTCCATTGGGATCTTTTGGTAGAGGCAATTTACATGGAAATCCCGGTACACTAGGATTTAATGATTTACCACAAGGTTTTGATGGATTCAGGTCTGGAGGACTTTGGTCAGATTGGTTGAGGCCTTCTGACAGACAGAGATCTTTGACTCCTATATCGCCTGCAGTATCTCCCCAGCCTATTGGGCCAGTTGGGCAGAATGTTCCAACG GTACCTCAGCAGCAAAGGTCATTCTATCCGTTAGGATCAGGAATGAACTCCTGTAGCAGAGGCTTCCTGCAAAGTGGTCTGAACCAAGGTGCTGGTTTTGGAAATGCATCAGTTCCTAGTTTAGGAGCAAATAGCAGGGGCTGGCTATCTTTTGATGGTAAAAGACGACGTGGAAGAGACAGTGACATCTCTCTATGTGGTTGTAATGGTGCTCTTGATATCCTTAGTGAGCAAAACCGAGGGCCAAGGGCCTCAAAACCTAAGAATCAAATCACAGCTGATAATAATTCTTCTATCGAtgataataaaaacaacaaatctTCAGCGAAGATCCATGATGATTCTTACAACAGACCAGATTTCCCTACTGATTACAAGGATGCTAAGTTCTTCATAATCAAGTCATACAGTGAAGATAATGTTCACAAGAGTATCAAATACGGTGTTTGGGCTAGTACACCTAATGGGAACAAAAGGTTAGATGCTGCTTACCGTGAGGCCATGGAGAACCAAGACAATTGCCCATTGTTTCTCTTCTTTTCG GTTAATGCCAGTGCTCAGTTCTGTGGGGTTGCAGAAATGGTTGGACCTGTTGATTTTGACAAGAGTGTGGATTACTGGCAGCAAGATAAATGGAGTGGGCAATTCCCTGTCAAATGGCATATTATCAAAGATGTTCCAAATAGTCAGCTGCGTCACATCATACtggaaaataatgataataagcCTGTGACTAACAGTAGAGATACTCAGGAG GTGAAACTGGAGCAAGGACTTGAGATGTTGAACATCTTTAAAAGTTATGAAACTGATATGTCAATCCTGGATGATTTCGAATTTTATGAGGACAGACAGAAGGCCATGCAAGAGCGTAAGGCTAGACAACAAGCTAGCCTCATGTCTGTAGGGGTTGTTGGAGAAAGTGAGAATAGAAACACTGGTACGTTATCCAACGAATTCATAAAGCAGATGTCTAAGAGCTTTGCTCAAGTTGTGTGCTTGGATGATGGTAATAAGGAAGGCACTGCTATTGAGAGAACTAGTTCTGCCTCTGATGGGTCAAAAGTTACAAGGGTTAAACTTGAAGATGTTATCACAGCAGCAGCCTCTTCTGCTCAGGCAAGTTAA
- the LOC107958475 gene encoding YTH domain-containing protein ECT4 isoform X2, giving the protein MAATPDRNPEEQQADPENVKEQPLPTKSMTLVSPNSSQDAAPVAHRRDGAGQSGSFASAGDRNVYSPTIYAPQPQAFYYRGYDNSAGEWDEYPPYVNADGLELGSLGVFNDNPSLVFHPGYGYNPQMPYGPYSPVSTPLPSVGGDAQLYSPHQFPFSGPPYYQQLVPPSMPYISSPSSVSQPELTTLVNVDQQGDNMLFGPRPSYPTPLGSFGRGNLHGNPGTLGFNDLPQGFDGFRSGGLWSDWLRPSDRQRSLTPISPAVSPQPIGPVGQNVPTVPQQQRSFYPLGSGMNSCSRGFLQSGLNQGAGFGNASVPSLGANSRGWLSFDGKRRRGRDSDISLCGCNGALDILSEQNRGPRASKPKNQITADNNSSIDDNKNNKSSAKIHDDSYNRPDFPTDYKDAKFFIIKSYSEDNVHKSIKYGVWASTPNGNKRLDAAYREAMENQDNCPLFLFFSVNASAQFCGVAEMVGPVDFDKSVDYWQQDKWSGQFPVKWHIIKDVPNSQLRHIILENNDNKPVTNSRDTQEVKLEQGLEMLNIFKSYETDMSILDDFEFYEDRQKAMQERKARQQASLMSVGVVGESENRNTGTLSNEFIKQMSKSFAQVVCLDDGNKEGTAIERTSSASDGSKVTRVKLEDVITAAASSAQAS; this is encoded by the exons ATGGCGGCAACCCCAGATCGTAACCCTG AAGAGCAACAAGCTGATCCAGAAAACGTGAAGGAGCAG CCTCTTCCAACAAAAAGTATGACGTTGGTTTCTCCTAATTCCTCTCAAGATGCTGCCCCAGTAGCTCATCGCAGGGATGGCGCTGGTCAATCTGGATCATTTGCTTCAGCTGGAGACCGTAACGTCTACTCGCCTACAATCTATGCACCTCAGCCTCAGGCTTTCTATTACAGAG GTTATGACAACTCTGCTGGTGAATGGGATGAATATCCACCGTATGTCAATGCTGATGGACTAGAACTTGGATCTCTG GGTGTCTTCAATGATAATCCATCACTTGTCTTCCACCCTGGATATGGCTACAATCCACAAATGCCGTATGGGCCATATTCCCCGGTCTCAACTCCTTTGCCTTCTGTAGGTGGTGATGCACAGTTGTACTCCCCACATCAATTTCCATTCTCTGGACCACCATATTATCAGCAGCTTGTTCCTCCGAGTATGCCTTATATTTCTTCACCATCTTCAGTTTCACAACCAGAGCTAACCACATTAGTTAATGTTGACCAACAAGGTGATAACATGCTTTTTGGACCAAGGCCTAGTTATCCCACTCCATTGGGATCTTTTGGTAGAGGCAATTTACATGGAAATCCCGGTACACTAGGATTTAATGATTTACCACAAGGTTTTGATGGATTCAGGTCTGGAGGACTTTGGTCAGATTGGTTGAGGCCTTCTGACAGACAGAGATCTTTGACTCCTATATCGCCTGCAGTATCTCCCCAGCCTATTGGGCCAGTTGGGCAGAATGTTCCAACG GTACCTCAGCAGCAAAGGTCATTCTATCCGTTAGGATCAGGAATGAACTCCTGTAGCAGAGGCTTCCTGCAAAGTGGTCTGAACCAAGGTGCTGGTTTTGGAAATGCATCAGTTCCTAGTTTAGGAGCAAATAGCAGGGGCTGGCTATCTTTTGATGGTAAAAGACGACGTGGAAGAGACAGTGACATCTCTCTATGTGGTTGTAATGGTGCTCTTGATATCCTTAGTGAGCAAAACCGAGGGCCAAGGGCCTCAAAACCTAAGAATCAAATCACAGCTGATAATAATTCTTCTATCGAtgataataaaaacaacaaatctTCAGCGAAGATCCATGATGATTCTTACAACAGACCAGATTTCCCTACTGATTACAAGGATGCTAAGTTCTTCATAATCAAGTCATACAGTGAAGATAATGTTCACAAGAGTATCAAATACGGTGTTTGGGCTAGTACACCTAATGGGAACAAAAGGTTAGATGCTGCTTACCGTGAGGCCATGGAGAACCAAGACAATTGCCCATTGTTTCTCTTCTTTTCG GTTAATGCCAGTGCTCAGTTCTGTGGGGTTGCAGAAATGGTTGGACCTGTTGATTTTGACAAGAGTGTGGATTACTGGCAGCAAGATAAATGGAGTGGGCAATTCCCTGTCAAATGGCATATTATCAAAGATGTTCCAAATAGTCAGCTGCGTCACATCATACtggaaaataatgataataagcCTGTGACTAACAGTAGAGATACTCAGGAG GTGAAACTGGAGCAAGGACTTGAGATGTTGAACATCTTTAAAAGTTATGAAACTGATATGTCAATCCTGGATGATTTCGAATTTTATGAGGACAGACAGAAGGCCATGCAAGAGCGTAAGGCTAGACAACAAGCTAGCCTCATGTCTGTAGGGGTTGTTGGAGAAAGTGAGAATAGAAACACTGGTACGTTATCCAACGAATTCATAAAGCAGATGTCTAAGAGCTTTGCTCAAGTTGTGTGCTTGGATGATGGTAATAAGGAAGGCACTGCTATTGAGAGAACTAGTTCTGCCTCTGATGGGTCAAAAGTTACAAGGGTTAAACTTGAAGATGTTATCACAGCAGCAGCCTCTTCTGCTCAGGCAAGTTAA
- the LOC107958475 gene encoding YTH domain-containing protein ECT4 isoform X3 — translation MDAEEQQADPENVKEQVVPLPTKSMTLVSPNSSQDAAPVAHRRDGAGQSGSFASAGDRNVYSPTIYAPQPQAFYYRGYDNSAGEWDEYPPYVNADGLELGSLGVFNDNPSLVFHPGYGYNPQMPYGPYSPVSTPLPSVGGDAQLYSPHQFPFSGPPYYQQLVPPSMPYISSPSSVSQPELTTLVNVDQQGDNMLFGPRPSYPTPLGSFGRGNLHGNPGTLGFNDLPQGFDGFRSGGLWSDWLRPSDRQRSLTPISPAVSPQPIGPVGQNVPTVPQQQRSFYPLGSGMNSCSRGFLQSGLNQGAGFGNASVPSLGANSRGWLSFDGKRRRGRDSDISLCGCNGALDILSEQNRGPRASKPKNQITADNNSSIDDNKNNKSSAKIHDDSYNRPDFPTDYKDAKFFIIKSYSEDNVHKSIKYGVWASTPNGNKRLDAAYREAMENQDNCPLFLFFSVNASAQFCGVAEMVGPVDFDKSVDYWQQDKWSGQFPVKWHIIKDVPNSQLRHIILENNDNKPVTNSRDTQEVKLEQGLEMLNIFKSYETDMSILDDFEFYEDRQKAMQERKARQQASLMSVGVVGESENRNTGTLSNEFIKQMSKSFAQVVCLDDGNKEGTAIERTSSASDGSKVTRVKLEDVITAAASSAQAS, via the exons ATGGATGCAGAAGAGCAACAAGCTGATCCAGAAAACGTGAAGGAGCAGGTAGTT CCTCTTCCAACAAAAAGTATGACGTTGGTTTCTCCTAATTCCTCTCAAGATGCTGCCCCAGTAGCTCATCGCAGGGATGGCGCTGGTCAATCTGGATCATTTGCTTCAGCTGGAGACCGTAACGTCTACTCGCCTACAATCTATGCACCTCAGCCTCAGGCTTTCTATTACAGAG GTTATGACAACTCTGCTGGTGAATGGGATGAATATCCACCGTATGTCAATGCTGATGGACTAGAACTTGGATCTCTG GGTGTCTTCAATGATAATCCATCACTTGTCTTCCACCCTGGATATGGCTACAATCCACAAATGCCGTATGGGCCATATTCCCCGGTCTCAACTCCTTTGCCTTCTGTAGGTGGTGATGCACAGTTGTACTCCCCACATCAATTTCCATTCTCTGGACCACCATATTATCAGCAGCTTGTTCCTCCGAGTATGCCTTATATTTCTTCACCATCTTCAGTTTCACAACCAGAGCTAACCACATTAGTTAATGTTGACCAACAAGGTGATAACATGCTTTTTGGACCAAGGCCTAGTTATCCCACTCCATTGGGATCTTTTGGTAGAGGCAATTTACATGGAAATCCCGGTACACTAGGATTTAATGATTTACCACAAGGTTTTGATGGATTCAGGTCTGGAGGACTTTGGTCAGATTGGTTGAGGCCTTCTGACAGACAGAGATCTTTGACTCCTATATCGCCTGCAGTATCTCCCCAGCCTATTGGGCCAGTTGGGCAGAATGTTCCAACG GTACCTCAGCAGCAAAGGTCATTCTATCCGTTAGGATCAGGAATGAACTCCTGTAGCAGAGGCTTCCTGCAAAGTGGTCTGAACCAAGGTGCTGGTTTTGGAAATGCATCAGTTCCTAGTTTAGGAGCAAATAGCAGGGGCTGGCTATCTTTTGATGGTAAAAGACGACGTGGAAGAGACAGTGACATCTCTCTATGTGGTTGTAATGGTGCTCTTGATATCCTTAGTGAGCAAAACCGAGGGCCAAGGGCCTCAAAACCTAAGAATCAAATCACAGCTGATAATAATTCTTCTATCGAtgataataaaaacaacaaatctTCAGCGAAGATCCATGATGATTCTTACAACAGACCAGATTTCCCTACTGATTACAAGGATGCTAAGTTCTTCATAATCAAGTCATACAGTGAAGATAATGTTCACAAGAGTATCAAATACGGTGTTTGGGCTAGTACACCTAATGGGAACAAAAGGTTAGATGCTGCTTACCGTGAGGCCATGGAGAACCAAGACAATTGCCCATTGTTTCTCTTCTTTTCG GTTAATGCCAGTGCTCAGTTCTGTGGGGTTGCAGAAATGGTTGGACCTGTTGATTTTGACAAGAGTGTGGATTACTGGCAGCAAGATAAATGGAGTGGGCAATTCCCTGTCAAATGGCATATTATCAAAGATGTTCCAAATAGTCAGCTGCGTCACATCATACtggaaaataatgataataagcCTGTGACTAACAGTAGAGATACTCAGGAG GTGAAACTGGAGCAAGGACTTGAGATGTTGAACATCTTTAAAAGTTATGAAACTGATATGTCAATCCTGGATGATTTCGAATTTTATGAGGACAGACAGAAGGCCATGCAAGAGCGTAAGGCTAGACAACAAGCTAGCCTCATGTCTGTAGGGGTTGTTGGAGAAAGTGAGAATAGAAACACTGGTACGTTATCCAACGAATTCATAAAGCAGATGTCTAAGAGCTTTGCTCAAGTTGTGTGCTTGGATGATGGTAATAAGGAAGGCACTGCTATTGAGAGAACTAGTTCTGCCTCTGATGGGTCAAAAGTTACAAGGGTTAAACTTGAAGATGTTATCACAGCAGCAGCCTCTTCTGCTCAGGCAAGTTAA
- the LOC107960757 gene encoding organic cation/carnitine transporter 7: MGGGGGDTFTVDDALLTLGFGKYQYFVLAYAALAWISEAMEMMLLSFIGPVVKRMWRLSAKEQSLITSVVFIGMLVGAYSWGVIADKYGRRKGFLMTALVTTAAGFMSSFSPNYATLLVLRCVVGIGLGGGPVLCSWLLEFIPPPNRGTWMVVFQAFWTVGAVFEASIAWAVMPTLGWRWLLAFSSIPSFGLLIFYLCTPESPRYLCLNGKIKEAMTILDRIAKVNGTKVPSGTLVSDDDVVASDQDSTPTKRHKQGALTTILKLLSRELIRPTLLLWVVFFGNSFSYYGLVLLTTELNAGRSACAGHKVKAEETEDVNYKDVFITTFAEFPGLIIVALTVDRVGRRPSMAVLFFICCVLIFPLVFQQSEMVTTGLLFGSRICITATFTTLFIYAPEIYPTAVRSTGFGAASSMGRIGGMVCPYVAVALVQGCHETAAIGMFEVIIFLSGVSILLIPIETKGRELSDNVKQKCQSV, encoded by the exons AtgggaggaggaggaggagacaCATTCACTGTGGACGATGCACTTTTGACCTTGGGGTTTGGCAAATACCAGTATTTTGTGCTTGCTTATGCTGCACTGGCTTGGATCTCAGAAGCCATGGAAATGATGCTTTTGTCGTTTATAGGACCAGTAGTTAAAAGAATGTGGCGTCTTTCGGCTAAAGAACAAAGCTTGATAACCAGTGTGGTATTTATCGGTATGCTAGTTGGAGCCTATTCTTGGGGTGTAATCGCAGATAAATATGGAAGAAG GAAAGGTTTCCTTATGACCGCACTGGTCACTACTGCAGCAGGCTTTATGAGTTCCTTCTCACCAAATTACGCCACATTGCTGGTTCTTCGTTGTGTGGTGGGTATTGGGTTAGGAGGAGGGCCTGTGCTTTGCTCTTGGCTGCTAGAGTTCATTCCTCCCCCAAACAGAGGCACTTGGATGGTTGTTTTCCAAGCATTTTGGACTGTGGGCGCTGTTTTTGAAGCTTCCATCGCATGGGCCGTGATGCCAACACTGGGTTGGAGATGGCTGCTTGCTTTTTCTTCCATCCCTTCATTTGGTCTCCTTATCTTCTATTTATGCACACCCGAGTCACCGAGATACCTCTGCTTGAACGGTAAGATAAAGGAGGCCATGACTATTCTGGACAGAATAGCTAAAGTCAATGGCACCAAAGTGCCTTCTGGAACCCTTGTTTCTGATGACGACGTAGTTGCGTCCGACCAAGATTCAACTCCTACAAAGAGACATAAACAAGGAGCCCTGACAACCATATTGAAGCTTCTTTCACGAGAATTAATCAGGCCAACCCTACTCTTATGGGTTGTCTTCTTTGGAAATTCATTTTCCTACTATGGCCTAGTGTTGCTCACAACCGAGCTAAACGCGGGACGCAGTGCATGCGCCGGCCACAAAGTGAAAGCCGAAGAAACCGAGGATGTTAACTACAAAGATGTTTTCATCACCACTTTTGCAG AGTTTCCGGGGCTCATCATAGTAGCATTGACAGTAGATCGAGTGGGTCGTAGGCCTTCGATGGCAGTTTTGTTCTTCATCTGTTGCGTCCTGATATTCCCCTTGGTATTCCAGCAGTCTGAAATGGTAACAACGGGGCTTCTCTTCGGCTCTCGAATATGCATCACTGCAACCTTCACCACATTGTTTATATATGCTCCGGag ATATATCCAACGGCGGTAAGATCAACGGGCTTTGGAGCGGCAAGCTCGATGGGAAGAATTGGAGGGATGGTGTGCCCCTACGTAGCAGTAGCATTAGTGCAGGGATGTCACGAAACAGCTGCCATAGGGATGTTTGAGGTGATCATATTTTTATCAGGGGTATCCATTTTGCTGATCCCAATAGAGACCAAAGGTCGGGAGTTGAGTGATAACGTTAAGCAGAAGTGTCAATCTGTTTAG
- the LOC107958474 gene encoding myb family transcription factor PHL6, which produces MKVGISSKTINHPSFVSVTQSGPSKGIGESYPNAVSPIHNFPSRDLEGPSWLTGECSSLFPLKKNQLNSGPNSPSSPSSHAKGAFSHSSVFCTSLYLSSSSTSETQRQLGNFPFLPHPPTCHQFISAVDSSKSPVVFTEDLYNPYDVDHSEVVMKDLLNFPGDACDDGCFHGMHCERDNFILTEQVELHVLSDELDIAINDHGENPRVEEIYESPQPSSKPTVGLTCNQNSASATPSMSAAVSPALSGPAAVHKPRMRWTPELHECFVEAVSKLDGPEKATPKGVLKLMNVEGLTIYHVKSHLQKYRLAKYMPEKKEEKKTWSSGEKKAALSIGESDGTKNGGTHITEALQMQIEVQKQLHEQLELQRMLQLRIEEQARYLQKILEEQQKAGSALIPTLSLSAPADPPSQSSELQQPFSPSAVVAASQHSESKTESSSSSLPSKHKGNGFSVNECKPESSLKRFRFEDKPESAIDEAVVENPVQ; this is translated from the exons ATGAAGGTTGGGATATCATCCAAGACCATAAATCACCCTAGCTTTGTATCTGTTACACAGAGCGGTCCTAGCAAGGGAATTGGAGAATCATATCCCAATGCAGTATCCCCaattcataattttccaagtAGGGACTTAGAAGGTCCATCTTGGTTGACCGGTGAATGTTCATCTCTATTTCCACTAAAAAAGAATCAGTTAAACTCTGGACCAAATAGCCCCAGTTCTCCAAGTTCTCATGCTAAGGGTGCTTTTTCACATTCTTCTGTGTTCTGTACCAGTTTATATTTGTCATCTTCGTCTACATCAGAAACTCAGCGACAGCTTGGAAATTTCCCATTTCTTCCACATCCTCCCACATGCCACCAGTTCATTTCTGCTGTTGATTCATCGAAATCTCCCGTGGTTTTTACTGAGGATTTGTACAATCCATATGATGTGGACCACTCAGAAGTCGTAATGAAGGACTTACTTAATTTTCCAGGAGATGCTTGCGATGATGGTTGCTTTCATGGTATGCATTGTGAAAGGGATAATTTCATCCTCACTGAGCAAGTAGAGCTACATGTCTTGTCTGACGAACTTGACATTGCTATCAATGACCATGGAGAAAATCCCAGAGTTGAG GAAATATATGAATCACCTCAACCTTCATCAAAGCCAACTGTAGGGTTGACATGCAACCAAAATTCGGCTTCTGCGACACCATCTATGAGTGCTGCTGTAAGTCCTGCTCTGTCCGGACCAGCAGCTGTTCACAAGCCGAGAATGAGATGGACTCCTGAGCTGCATGAGTGCTTTGTAGAGGCTGTCAGCAAGCTTGATGGGCCTGAAA AGGCAACTCCAAAGGGTGTGCTAAAGCTTATGAATGTTGAAGGTTTGACTATCTACCACGTGAAGAGCCACTTACAA AAATATCGACTTGCCAAATATATGCCTGAGAAGAAAGAAG AGAAGAAGACTTGGAGCTCTGGAGAAAAGAAAGCAGCTTTAAGCATTGGTGAGAGTGATGGAACGAAAAATGG GGGCACGCATATCACTGAAGCTCTGCAAATGCAGATTGAAGTGCAGAAACAATTACATGAACAGCTTGAG CTACAAAGGATGCTTCAGTTACGCATAGAAGAACAGGCAAGGTATTTGCAGAAGATTTTGGAAGAACAACAGAAAGCTGGCAGTGCCTTAATTCCTACACTAAGCTTGTCAGCACCAGCGGATCCTCCGAGCCAAAGCTCAGAGTTGCAGCAACCTTTTTCTCCATCTGCTGTTGTCGCAGCTTCCCAACACTCTGAATCTAAAACCGAATCATCGTCATCTTCTCTACCGTCAAAGCATAAAGGTAACGGTTTCAGTGTCAATGAATGTAAACCTGAATCAAGTCTGAAAAGGTTCCGCTTCGAGGACAAGCCAGAGTCGGCCATAGACGAGGCTGTGGTGGAAAATCCTGTGCAATAA